The Deltaproteobacteria bacterium region TGGTAGTGCCTCCTTCCTGCCAGAAAGGAGGTGTAAGCGTATATTCAAAATCAGCGTCTGTGGGGTCGTGGGGCATAATAAAGCTACCGAAGACGCCAACGATCACGAAGGTGAGAAGGATTATTATCGGGATGACCGGAACCCCTCTGGCGGCGCTGAGTATCTTGCGTAAACTAATACTTTTAAACACCGAAGATGTGCCGGTCATTATCTCCTGAGGCGCAGCATTTTCCATCTCTCTTCTCCAGAACCGGAACACGAAAGATCACTTGCCTATTGATACCTTATCCTCGGGTCTAGATAGGCGTAAAGTATATCTACAAAAAGATTGGTAAAAATAAACAGGCAGGAGGCGATTAATACGCACATCTGCACCACCGGGAAATCCCGGGTAAAAATGGCGTCCACAACCAGCCGGCCCACTCCGGGCCAGTTGAAGACCGTTTCTGTGATCACCGTGCCATTGAGCAGGATGATGAAGTTCACGGCTCCTAAAGTCAGGATGGGGATGAAGGCGTTCTTTAAAGCCTGTTTCCAGACAACCATATAACCCGGAACGCCCATTATCCTCGCCATCTTGATGAACTCCGTGTCCAGAACGTCAAGCATGGCCGAGCGGGTCAGGCGGGTCAGAGACGCTGTAAAGTACCAGCCCAGGGTAACGGTCGGCATGAGCAGATGCTTCCAGGTTCCCATTCCCGAAGTGGGCAGGAGTCCGAGCCAGACCGCAAAGACAATCATGAGCATGATGCCCAGCCAGAAGACGGGCAAGGCCTGCCCCAGGAGGGCGAAGATCTTGCCAAAGTTATCAAACCACCTCCCAATCATGACCGAAGATATTATTCCCACCGGGACTCCAATAATAACGGCGAAGAGCATAGCTGCTGAGCCCAGGAGCAGCGTGTTGGGAAATCGCTCCACAAAGAGGTCCAGGCAGGGTATGCCCCACCTGAGGGACTTGCCAAAGTCGCCTTGCACCGCCCTGGAGATAAACTTCCAGTACTGGACATAAATGGGCTCTTTCAGGCCGAGGACTTCTCTCATTTTTTCAATGTCTTCATGTGTCGCCTCGGGCGGGACCATGAGCAGAACCGGGTCGCCGCTAATGCGGGTTAAGGCGAAGACGATGACGGTAATGAGAACCACGCAAAAAAGCGCTTGAACGATACGATTAAAAATGTATCTTTTCATAAATTAACCTTAGAGCCCCACGGCTGCGGTAAGACCTTTCTTACCACAGCCGCGGGGGGTAAGTTCTTTAAGCTTTCTTTCATTTAAAACGGAACTCGTTTCCTTTAATCATTAAGTGTCATAAATTCAAAGGCGACCGGGAAGACCCGACCGGCCACGTTCTCCCAGTACTTGACCTTTGCACTCAACCCGTAAGGAATATGAACGGCCC contains the following coding sequences:
- a CDS encoding ABC transporter permease, giving the protein MKRYIFNRIVQALFCVVLITVIVFALTRISGDPVLLMVPPEATHEDIEKMREVLGLKEPIYVQYWKFISRAVQGDFGKSLRWGIPCLDLFVERFPNTLLLGSAAMLFAVIIGVPVGIISSVMIGRWFDNFGKIFALLGQALPVFWLGIMLMIVFAVWLGLLPTSGMGTWKHLLMPTVTLGWYFTASLTRLTRSAMLDVLDTEFIKMARIMGVPGYMVVWKQALKNAFIPILTLGAVNFIILLNGTVITETVFNWPGVGRLVVDAIFTRDFPVVQMCVLIASCLFIFTNLFVDILYAYLDPRIRYQ